A single region of the Halobacterium wangiae genome encodes:
- a CDS encoding NADPH-dependent FMN reductase — protein MTGPPLVVGISGSRRAGSYTRQAIEHALAVAERAGAETDHVDLGDVDLPLYHPDRSVEDSGDAADLLARVRRADAVIVGSPNYHGSYSSTFRNFHDYCGFDEYEDTVVGLLVVAGGGTIASPLDHMRVTMRGVHAEVVPDQVGILNASSKFEDGVLVDEAIADRIERMVEGVLAATRRRLLAAEHPVEVETEADD, from the coding sequence ATGACTGGGCCCCCACTCGTCGTCGGCATCTCCGGGAGCCGTCGCGCCGGCAGTTACACCCGACAGGCCATCGAGCACGCACTCGCCGTCGCGGAACGAGCGGGCGCGGAGACCGACCACGTCGACCTCGGCGACGTCGACCTCCCACTGTACCACCCGGACCGTTCCGTCGAGGACTCGGGCGACGCGGCCGACCTGCTCGCCCGCGTCCGCCGGGCCGACGCCGTCATCGTCGGCTCCCCGAACTACCACGGGAGCTACTCCTCGACGTTCCGGAACTTCCACGACTACTGTGGCTTCGACGAGTACGAGGACACCGTCGTCGGCCTGCTCGTGGTCGCCGGCGGCGGCACCATCGCGTCACCGCTGGACCACATGCGGGTGACGATGCGGGGCGTCCACGCGGAGGTGGTCCCCGACCAGGTCGGCATCCTCAACGCCTCCTCGAAGTTCGAGGACGGCGTACTCGTCGACGAGGCCATCGCCGACCGCATCGAGCGCATGGTTGAGGGTGTCCTCGCGGCCACCCGTCGCCGACTGCTCGCGGCCGAACACCCGGTCGAAGTGGAGACCGAGGCCGACGACTAG
- a CDS encoding GIY-YIG nuclease family protein, with the protein MHYVYVLECSDGTYYTGYTTDVDRRVTEHDAGEGAKYTRGRTPVELRHVESYETRAAAMSREHEIKQLSRPEKEQLF; encoded by the coding sequence GTGCACTACGTCTACGTCCTCGAGTGTAGCGACGGCACGTACTACACGGGCTACACGACCGACGTGGACCGCCGCGTAACCGAACACGACGCCGGCGAGGGCGCGAAGTACACCCGCGGCCGGACGCCGGTCGAACTCCGGCACGTCGAGTCCTACGAGACGAGAGCGGCGGCCATGAGCCGCGAACACGAGATCAAACAACTCTCGCGACCCGAGAAGGAACAGCTGTTCTAG
- a CDS encoding DUF7563 family protein — translation MPRCDHCDGHVSDDFVRVFADEDGRLMACPNCSANVGIAEVSRDRGRKA, via the coding sequence ATGCCCCGCTGTGACCACTGTGACGGCCACGTGTCCGACGACTTCGTCCGCGTGTTCGCGGACGAGGACGGTCGGCTCATGGCCTGCCCGAACTGTTCGGCGAACGTCGGAATCGCCGAAGTGTCCCGCGACCGGGGGCGCAAGGCCTGA
- a CDS encoding DUF1931 family protein, with protein MADLIVKAAVKEELNDKNVASDFYQALDEEVSELLEDAAERAESNGRKTVQPRDL; from the coding sequence ATGGCAGACCTCATCGTCAAGGCCGCTGTGAAGGAAGAACTCAACGACAAGAACGTTGCCTCCGACTTCTACCAGGCACTCGACGAGGAAGTTTCGGAACTCCTCGAAGACGCCGCCGAGCGCGCGGAATCCAACGGTCGAAAGACCGTCCAGCCGCGCGACCTGTAA